In the Streptomyces sp. NBC_00193 genome, ACATCGCGGGAGCGGGCCTGGCCCGCGGATACCTGCGGCGTCCGGGGCTGACGGCGGAGCGGTTCACCGCCGACCCCTTCGGCCCGGCCGGCAGCCGCATGTACCGCACCGGTGACCTGGTGCGGTGGCGCACGGACGGCCAGCTGGAGTTCGTCGGCCGGGCCGACGACCAGGTCAAGATCCGCGGATACCGCATCGAGCTGGGCGAGATCGAAGCCGTGCTGGGCCGTCACGCGGCCGTCGCACAGGTCGCGGTGGTCGTGCGGGAGGACCGGCCGGGCGACAAGCGCCTGGTGGGGTACGTGGTGGCGGCCGACTCCGCCGGCGCCGAGGCGAGCACGGACGACCTGCGCACCCATGCGGGCCGCTCCTTGCCCGAGTTCATGGTTCCCGCGGCGTTCGTGGTGCTCGACCGGCTGCCGCTGACCGCCAACGGCAAGCTGGACCGGCGGGCCCTGCCCGCACCCGTGTACGAGGCCGAGACCGGTGGCCGTACGGCGCGCGGTCCGCAGGAGGAGATCCTGTGCGGGCTGTTCGCGGAGATCCTGGACCTGCCGACGGTGGGCATCGACGACAGCTTCTTCGCACTGGGCGGGCACTCCCTGCTGGCGGCCAAGCTCGTCAGCCGCATCAGGTCGGTCCTCGGCGTCGAACTGCCGGTACGGGCCCTGTTCGAAGCTCCTACGGTCGCCACCCTGACCGGCCTCGTCGCCCAGGCGGAAACGGCCAGGCCCGCACTGACGGCGGTGGAGCGCCCCGACCTGGTGCCGCTGTCGCCGGCGCAGAACCGGCTGTGGTTCCTGAACAAGCTGGAAGGGGCGAGTGCCACCTACAACGTCCCGGTGGCGTTCCGGATCACCGGAGACCTGGACGCGCACGCGCTGGAGCAGGCCCTGAACGACGTGGCGGCACGGCACGAGAGCCTGCGGACGGTGTTCCGGGAGATCGACGGCCGACCGGCACAGACCGTGCTGGACACGGACGCCGCACCCCTGACGCTGGACCACGTCAACTGCGGCTCGAACGAACTGACTTCGGCCCTGCACGCCGCCGGACAGTACGTCTTCGACCTGTCCGCCGAACCCCCCTTCCGCGCGACGCTGTTCACCGTCGACCCGAAGGAGCGGGTCCTGCTGCTGCTCCTGCACCACATCGCGAGCGACGGCGCCTCGATGGGCCCCCTCGGCCGCGACCTGGAGACCGCGTTCCGCGCCCGGCTCCGGGGCCACGCACCGCAGTGGTCGCCGCTCCCGGCGCAGTACGCCGACTACACCCTCTGGCAGCGCCGGATCCTCGGTTCGGAAACGGACCCCGAATCCGCCGTGAACAAGCAACTGGCCTACTGGACCCAGGCATTGGCTGGCACGCCGGAACATCTCGAACTGCCCTTCGACCGCCCCCGGCCCAAGGTGGCCAGCTACCGGGGCGACACGGTCCCGGTCCGCATCGACGCCGAACTGCACCGCACGCTCCTCGGCCTGGCCCGGGAGACCAACACCACGCTGTTCATGGTGCTCCAGGCCGCCGTCGCCACGCTGCTGAGCCGACTGGGCGCGGGATCGGACATTCCGCTCGGCACCCCGAGCGCAGGACGCACCGACGACGCTCTCGACGACATGGTCGGGGTCTTCCTCAACACGCTCGTGCTGCGGACGGACACCTCGGGCAACCCGACGTTCCGGGAACTCCTGGAGCGGGTCCGCGGGACCGCCCTGTCCGCCTACGTGCACCAGGACGTGCCGTTCGAGCGCGTGGTCGAGGCCGTGAACCCGACGCGCTCGCCCGCCTGGCATCCGCTCTTCCAGGTCATGGTCGTCCTGCAGAACTCCGCAGGAGCCGCGTTCTCGCTGCCCGGCCTGGCGGTGGAAGCCGAGGAGGCCTTCAGCACCCGTACGGCCAAGTTCGATCTCGGCTTCGTCCTCAACGAGTGCCACGAGGCCGACAGCGGGCCGGCCGGACTCGCCGGAATGCTGGAGTACAGCACCGACGTCTTCGAGAAGTCCACCGTCGAGCGGATGGTGGCGCAGCTGGTGGCGGTACTGACCCAGCTCGGCACCGCTCCCGACCGCCGGATCGGCGAGGCGCAGATCCTGTCGCCGGCCGAGCGCGTGCGGCTGCTGGAGTCGTGGGCAGGGTCGGAGCCCCGCCAGGGCCTCGACGCCGGTTCCGTGCAGGCGGCTTTCACCGCGCAGGCACTGCTGTCCCCGGACGCGGTGGCGGTGCGGTGCGCCGGACGGGAGCTGTCGTACCGGGAGTTGGAGGAGCGGTCGAACCAGGTGGCGCACCGGCTGGTGGGTCTGGGCGTGGCTCCGGAGGCGCCGGTCGCGGTGCTGATGGAGCGCTCGGTGGACCTGGTGGTCGCACTGCTGGCGGTCTTGAAGGCCGGTGCGTTCTATCTGCCGCTGCACAGCGGGTACCCGCTGGAGCGCATGCAGTGGATCGTCGACCAGGCATCCGCCCCGCTCCTGCTGACCGACACCGCCACACGTGAGAGCGGTCTGCCCCACACCCCCCAGGTCGTCCTCATCGACCAGGACAGCGAGCTGGCCTCGCTGCCGCTGACCGACCCGGGCGTGGCCTGCCACCCCGAGCAGCTGGCCTACGTGATGTACACGTCGGGCTCCACGGGCCGCCCGAAGGGGGTCGCGGTCACCCACCGCGACATCCTCGACCTGGTCGTGGACGGCATGTTCGAGCGCCCTGGCGCCCACGAGCGGGTCCTCCTCCTGGCCTCCTACGCCTTCGACCCCTCGACCTACGCCTTCTGGGTCCCCCTGCTCCACGGCGGGCGCACCGTCATCACCCCCGAAGGCGACCTCGCGGTCGCCGAACTCGCCCGGCTGATCGTCGAGGAGGAGATCACCGGACTGGACATCACCGCGGGCCTGTTCCGCGTCATGGCCGAAGAAGCCCCCGAATGCTTCACCGGCGTCCGGGAAGTCATCACTGGCGGCGACCTCATCTCCCCGACCGCGGTCCGCAGGGTACTGAAGCACAGCCCCGACACCCTGGTCCGCTGCGCCTACGGGCCCACGGAGACGACCCTGTTCGCAACTCAGGCCCTCTGGACCGCGGGCGACGAAGTACCGGCACCCGTCCCCGTCGGACGACCGCTGGACGGCATGCGCGCCTACATCCTCGACGACACCCTCTCCCTGCTCCCCCAAGGCGTAGCCGGAGAGCTGTACTTGGCGGGCGCCGGTCTGGCCCGCGGCTACTACGGCCGCTCGGACCTGACCGCGGAACGCTTCGTCGCCGATCCCTTCGGCCCCGCCGGCAGCCGCATGTACCGCACCGGTGACCTGGCCCGCTGGGCGGGCAACGGGCTCCTGGACTTCGTCGGACGTGCCGACGACCAGGTCAAGATCCGCGGGTTCCGCATCGAACTCGGCGAGATCGAAGCCGTCCTCGGCCGCTTCCCCGGACTCACCCAGGTCGCCGTCGTAGCCCGGGAGGACCAGCCGGGCGACAAGCGGCTCGTCGCCTACGTCGTCGCCGAAACCGGCCACGACACGGTGGACACCGAAGCCCTGCGCACCCACACGGCCGAGCTCCTGCCGGAGTACATGGTGCCCGCGGCGTTCGTGGCCCTGGAGCAACTCCCCCTGACCACCAACAACAAGCTGGACCACCGGGCCCTGCCCGCCCCCTCGTACGAGGCGAAGGCGACCGGGCGCGGACCGCGCACCCTGCGCGAGGAGGTCCTCTGCGGCCTGTTCACCGAGATCCTGGGCGTACGAGAGGTGGGTATCGACGACAACTTCTTCGAGCTCGGGGGCCATTCCCTGCTCGCCACCGGCCTCATCAGCCGCATCCGCACCACCCTCGACATCGAGCTCCCCGTCCGCACCCTCTTCGAGACCCCCACCATCGCCGCCCTCGTCGAGCAGCTGGACAAGGCGCCCGGGACCCCTTCCGGGAACGGGAACTCGTTGGGTGTCCTGCTCCCGCTCCGCACCGAAGGAGACCTCGCCCCGCTGTTCTGCGTCCATCCGGCGATCGGGCTCAGCTGGTCGTACTCCGGGCTCCTGCCCCACCTGGACCGCCGGCAGCCCCTCTACGGGCTGCAGGCACGCAGGTTCAGCGAGCCGGATGCCCCGGCACCCGGGCTGGAGGAGATGGTCGAGGACTACCTGCGCGAGATCCGGGCGGTTCAGCCCTCCGGCCCGTACTCCCTCCTGGGCTGGTCCTTCGGCGGCATCGTGGCCCACTCCCTTGCGGTCCGCCTGCAGGCGGAGGGCGAGGAAGTCGCGCTGCTCGCGCTGATGGACAGCTACCTGCCCACCGAAGGCTGGGAGAGCGCGCAGCTGTCGTACGACAGCCCTGAGGTGCTGGGTGCCATCACCGAGTCCATCGGGCACGACCCGACGTCCCCGACAAGTCCCCTCGCCGGACTCGGCGCGGAAGGGCTGTCGGCGCTGGTCGGGGTCTTCGTGGACATCGCCAACCTGAGCGATCACATCAGTGTCGGGACGTTCATGGGCGACATCCTCTTCTTCGCCGCCACGGCCGACAAGCCGGGCAGCGACCTCACTCCCGACGTCTGGTCTCCGCATACGACCGGACGGATCGACGTGCACGAGATCGACTGCGCGCACGGAGCCATGACCCAACCCCGCCATCTGTCCGCCATAGGACGGGTATTGGCGGCCCGCTCGGCCGACAACCCGGGGAGCCGGGACAAGGCGTGACCCTCCCCCAGTCCCTACGGGGCTGTCCCTGTCTCGGTACAGCCATCCATGAACGCATATCTCAGGAGAAACGTGATGTTCAGCAGTAAAGAGAAGGAAGCCCAGCCGCGCATGAGCAGCAGCTTCAACAAGGTGTGGGTGGCGACGATCTCCTCGTCCCTGGGCGATGGCGTCCAGATGGCCGCGCTGCCCCTGCTGGCCGTGCAGCTGACCGATGACCCCATGCTCATCGGTGCGTCCGGCGCGGTCGCGATGCTGCCCTGGTTCCTGTTCGGTCTGCCGGCCGGAGCCCTGGTGGACCGGTGGAACCGCAAGAAGGTGATGCTGCGTGCGGACC is a window encoding:
- a CDS encoding non-ribosomal peptide synthetase; the encoded protein is MQAAFAAQVLRSPGAVAVRCAGRELSYRELDEQANRLAHRLVGLGVGPEAPVAVLMERSVDLVVALLAVLKAGAFYLPLHSGYPLERMQWIVDETNAPVLLADAAKRERGLPDAPQVVLVDRDAELASLPVTDPGVACRPDQLAYVMYTSGSTGRPKGVAVTHRDVLELVVDGLFQQPGAHERVLMVAPYAFDPSTYEMWVPLLHGGRTVVSPEGDLSVATLSRLIAEEQITGLQLTAGLFRVMADEAPHCFTGVREVITGGDVISPTAVRRVLEHCPDTVVRSTYGPTETTLFATQAPWTAADTVPAPIPIGRPLDGMRAYILDDRMEPVEDGTGELYLAGAGLARGYYGRSDLTAERFVADPFGPAGSRMYRTGDLARWAGDGLLDFVGRADDQVKIRGFRIELGEIETVLGQFPGLSQVAVVAREDQPGGKRLVAYVVVETGHPTVDSADLHTHASALLPEFMVPSVMVVLDQLPLTSNGKVDYQALPAPSYEADPSRRAPRTPREEILCGLFAEILGVSEVGIDDSFFELGGHSLLATRLISRIRTTLDIEIPFRTFFETPTVVGLADEITRAGSARTALTAVARPERIPLSPAQNRLWFLNQLDRTTATYVLPLAVRLSGHLDRAALEAALCEVIGRHESLRTVFPEVDGEPQQRILEPGEVRPELPVVEVDAAHLEEALRAAGNTTFDVTVDAPLQARLFTTGPDRHVLLLLLHHIGNDGWSLGPMARDISLAYAARCTGTAPSWSPLPVQYADYTLWQRELLGTEDDPHSPISEQLAFWQRALAGIPDQLELPFDRQRPKVADYRGDTVPIRIDAALHRALADLAQETNTTLFMVLQAALATLLTRLGAGSDIPLGTPVAGRTDEALDDLVGFFVNTLVLRNDTSGNPTFRELLARTRETDLAAYSHQDVPFERLVEILNPERSLARNPLFQVMLALHTQAAPVFDLPGLTAVTEDLTKDVTGFDLTFNFYETTDAAGDPAGLEGFLEYRTDLSDPATAERFTEGLRLLLAAFADQPDLPISAAALLSPAERCALLTEGAGAPAPEHRFLTDVFEEHAALHPDAPALEHEGAVLTYAELNARADRIAHWLVREGVGSEHLVALAVPRSVEMVAALLGVLKAGAAFLPIDPGYPADRIAFMLRDAAPVRVLTSRAAAGLLPQDGPRALLLDDPAALAGLDGAGPTVAARTARPRPDDLAYTVYTSGSTGTPKGVAVTHRGLCALAATLAEKYEIRPEDRVLQLASISFDMALEDFLRAYWFGATLVVPAPGPLVGDALGDFLEQRRISCADMPPSVLATLPERHFPALRVLSVGGEACPPALIARWADGRRMLNLYGPTESTISATASRPMSAADPAASIPIGAPVHGTRAYVLDERLQLTPRGVPGELYIAGAGLARGYLRRPGLTAERFTADPFGPAGSRMYRTGDLVRWRTDGQLEFVGRADDQVKIRGYRIELGEIEAVLGRHAAVAQVAVVVREDRPGDKRLVGYVVAADSAGAEASTDDLRTHAGRSLPEFMVPAAFVVLDRLPLTANGKLDRRALPAPVYEAETGGRTARGPQEEILCGLFAEILDLPTVGIDDSFFALGGHSLLAAKLVSRIRSVLGVELPVRALFEAPTVATLTGLVAQAETARPALTAVERPDLVPLSPAQNRLWFLNKLEGASATYNVPVAFRITGDLDAHALEQALNDVAARHESLRTVFREIDGRPAQTVLDTDAAPLTLDHVNCGSNELTSALHAAGQYVFDLSAEPPFRATLFTVDPKERVLLLLLHHIASDGASMGPLGRDLETAFRARLRGHAPQWSPLPAQYADYTLWQRRILGSETDPESAVNKQLAYWTQALAGTPEHLELPFDRPRPKVASYRGDTVPVRIDAELHRTLLGLARETNTTLFMVLQAAVATLLSRLGAGSDIPLGTPSAGRTDDALDDMVGVFLNTLVLRTDTSGNPTFRELLERVRGTALSAYVHQDVPFERVVEAVNPTRSPAWHPLFQVMVVLQNSAGAAFSLPGLAVEAEEAFSTRTAKFDLGFVLNECHEADSGPAGLAGMLEYSTDVFEKSTVERMVAQLVAVLTQLGTAPDRRIGEAQILSPAERVRLLESWAGSEPRQGLDAGSVQAAFTAQALLSPDAVAVRCAGRELSYRELEERSNQVAHRLVGLGVAPEAPVAVLMERSVDLVVALLAVLKAGAFYLPLHSGYPLERMQWIVDQASAPLLLTDTATRESGLPHTPQVVLIDQDSELASLPLTDPGVACHPEQLAYVMYTSGSTGRPKGVAVTHRDILDLVVDGMFERPGAHERVLLLASYAFDPSTYAFWVPLLHGGRTVITPEGDLAVAELARLIVEEEITGLDITAGLFRVMAEEAPECFTGVREVITGGDLISPTAVRRVLKHSPDTLVRCAYGPTETTLFATQALWTAGDEVPAPVPVGRPLDGMRAYILDDTLSLLPQGVAGELYLAGAGLARGYYGRSDLTAERFVADPFGPAGSRMYRTGDLARWAGNGLLDFVGRADDQVKIRGFRIELGEIEAVLGRFPGLTQVAVVAREDQPGDKRLVAYVVAETGHDTVDTEALRTHTAELLPEYMVPAAFVALEQLPLTTNNKLDHRALPAPSYEAKATGRGPRTLREEVLCGLFTEILGVREVGIDDNFFELGGHSLLATGLISRIRTTLDIELPVRTLFETPTIAALVEQLDKAPGTPSGNGNSLGVLLPLRTEGDLAPLFCVHPAIGLSWSYSGLLPHLDRRQPLYGLQARRFSEPDAPAPGLEEMVEDYLREIRAVQPSGPYSLLGWSFGGIVAHSLAVRLQAEGEEVALLALMDSYLPTEGWESAQLSYDSPEVLGAITESIGHDPTSPTSPLAGLGAEGLSALVGVFVDIANLSDHISVGTFMGDILFFAATADKPGSDLTPDVWSPHTTGRIDVHEIDCAHGAMTQPRHLSAIGRVLAARSADNPGSRDKA